The DNA segment GACGCGGCCCGCTGCGTACACTTGTTCCGCTGTTTTCAGGTTTGCCTTCAGGCAATTGATCTCGTCGACATATACTTTACGCTGGAATCAGGCAatgtaaatagaaaatgtaaatGCGGCTCAAGTAGAAAAGAAGCATTAACAAAACCATTCACTTACCATATCCTCAAACTCCAAGTTTTTGGCCACCTCCACCGACAAGCGTCGCTCGATTTGCTTCAGCTCTCGCTTGTGCGTTTCTTCCGAAACGAAGCTAGCCTTACCATCATCGCCCTCCGGCTTGTTGGTGTTCACCACCACGAAGCCCTTAATTTGAAGCTCCAAGCGTTCGATGTGCTTGGACAGATTCTGTATGATGGCCTGCCGCTCGGACGATTCCTTCTTCAGCTCGTCCACCTCGTACTGGGCCGCGTTGCGCTCCACCTCACGCACCCGGCCAATCTCGCTCAGTTCCGTCTGCAGCTCCACGATCGTGTTCTGGTgctctttttccttttcggtGTGTTCCTTTCGCGCTGCCACTAGCTCACCCGCCAGCCGGCCGTTTGCTTCGGTAAGCTGCTCAatctgctgcttctgctgctcgaTCAGCGCATCCTGGGCGGCACAGCGCGCCTTCGTTTCGTCCTGCAGCTGCTGTATGGAGGTAAAGTTCTTGCGCATCGCCACATTCGCCCGCTGCAGGCTCTCCTTCAGCTGGCTGTGCTCCATGCTAAGCTTCTGGAGCAGCTGTATCTCCTCGAACGATACGGACGATTGGGCCAGGCTCGGGAACTGGTGCAGAATCGATTGCGTTTCGCCCAGTATAAAGGACGCGGTCGGCGTTTGGCTAACGCTCGTCACCATCGGCGGCACGCTGTTTTCCTTGTTCTCGATCGATTGCAAGCTTTTCAGCGAGCCTTTGGTCGAGCGCAGTGACGGCGGCACCTGCTGCACCGATTCGGTTGACGCAACCATCATCGACACTTTCGGGGAGGCTGATGGTGATGACGATGATTCATGCAGCGATTTTGCTGGCTGCGACGCAATCGTCGAGGCACTTAGCACTGGTCCGGCGTTCGGCAGCAGGCTGTAGGTGGTGGAATCGAGCTGGGTGGAGGTTTCCATCTTGGTGACGGTGGGCAACGATTTTGCTAATTCGGCTATTTCTCGCTCAACCACCGATGCTGGCTGGGAGGAGACCGGGGCGTTGGAGTAGATGTCCATCGAGGGTGTCGGCGTGGTGCCGAGTATGATGAACGACTCATCATCCTCCAACGAGCGTTGGGACGATTCGACCAGAGACATGGTTGGTGCGCCCTGGGATAATAATAGCTACTAGTTTCCGTCCCCTCTCGCAACTATTCCGGGATTTTCTTCACTGTAAGCGAACGACGTAGAGTCGGCTTCGGCGGTTCTTTAGCTACTGCGCCAACAGTGGGGAAAACAGGcactaaaatacaaaacatccAATAACAACAGTTTGACAGCGGTGCACTTTACTGACAGTGTTGCCAGCGTCGAGGAAGTACAGCGTtgggaaaatttatttttatccatttctacaaagaaaaaaggcacagcttgtgataaaaactaaatataaatataaaacgcTATGAAAGATTCAACAGAAGGTGCATTAGAGCCCATACTAACCTTTTAAATGCAACTTTTCATATTTAATTTTAGCGACCTCACCTACTTTTACGCGCATCGCTGTACAAAACAGATggcagtgtgtgtgagctGTCAAATCAGCCATCAGCACGGAGCAGATTTAGAACGTTTAATTGTTATTAGCAAGTAGCAACCCCGTCATATCAAAAGCTCGCGAAAAGGTTCGTGCAACTTTTTCTGTTCGCAACAAAGAAGGGAGAGTAAGCCCGGAactcccccccaccccacgGCGGACCGTAGTAAAACGGGAAAGAACCGTTCCCTTCGTTTTACTGCCCCGTTTCTAGGGCTTCCCGTGCAGCAACGTCCCTCTGTGGTAAAGCATAAACAACGGCAGCACAATGCACAAGCTGGACGAGAATGCGCTGGCTCGTATGCTGTCCTCGgtgagtgtgaaaagtgtg comes from the Anopheles coluzzii chromosome 2, AcolN3, whole genome shotgun sequence genome and includes:
- the LOC120950131 gene encoding NF-kappa-B essential modulator isoform X1, with product MSLVESSQRSLEDDESFIILGTTPTPSMDIYSNAPVSSQPASVVEREIAELAKSLPTVTKMETSTQLDSTTYSLLPNAGPVLSASTIASQPAKSLHESSSSPSASPKVSMMVASTESVQQVPPSLRSTKGSLKSLQSIENKENSVPPMVTSVSQTPTASFILGETQSILHQFPSLAQSSVSFEEIQLLQKLSMEHSQLKESLQRANVAMRKNFTSIQQLQDETKARCAAQDALIEQQKQQIEQLTEANGRLAGELVAARKEHTEKEKEHQNTIVELQTELSEIGRVREVERNAAQYEVDELKKESSERQAIIQNLSKHIERLELQIKGFVVVNTNKPEGDDGKASFVSEETHKRELKQIERRLSVEVAKNLEFEDMRKVYVDEINCLKANLKTAEQVYAAGRVEAQQQFDDIKARDETIAQLRQQITTLEERVQMLTVQSDIFQKDFEAERTAREELAGEKSRILGEFEVLQRRNAELTAQVSQTESDRAETAQRAAKMVQQATSSQEAAGTNNTPANQPEEEQKEPLSLLRCPLCLKGYKDFSSLQSHAADCMGIE
- the LOC120950131 gene encoding NF-kappa-B essential modulator isoform X2, producing MSLVESSQRSLEDDESFIILGTTPTPSMDIYSNAPVSSQPASVVEREIAELAKSLPTVTKMETSTQLDSTTYSLLPNAGPVLSASTIASQPAKSLHESSSSPSASPKVSMMVASTESVQQVPPSLRSTKGSLKSLQSIENKENSVPPMVTSVSQTPTASFILGETQSILHQFPSLAQSSVSFEEIQLLQKLSMEHSQLKESLQRANVAMRKNFTSIQQLQDETKARCAAQDALIEQQKQQIEQLTEANGRLAGELVAARKEHTEKEKEHQNTIVELQTELSEIGRVREVERNAAQYEVDELKKESSERQAIIQNLSKHIERLELQIKGFVVVNTNKPEGDDGKASFVSEETHKRELKQIERRLSVEVAKNLEFEDMRKVYVDEINCLKANLKTAEQVYAAGRVEAQQQFDDIKARDETIAQLRQQITTLEERVQMLTVQSDIFQKDFEAERTAREELAGEKSRILGEFEVLQRRNAELTAESDRAETAQRAAKMVQQATSSQEAAGTNNTPANQPEEEQKEPLSLLRCPLCLKGYKDFSSLQSHAADCMGIE